TTTCGTCGACGGAGAGTAAAGCTTTTAAAATATGAGCTGTCTCAATCGCCTGTTGCTGATGGCCAGCAGCGATTTCGGACGCTTTTTGTATGGCCTCTTGCGCTTTAATTGTATAGTTGTTAAAATTCATTTTATTGTCTTAATTAAAGTTTTGTTGATATGTTGAATTATAACAATTGAAGTGCCATTTGGGTTTTTAGCTGGATTTCGGAAAAAATGGCAATATTATTTATTGAATCATGTCAAATTTACAGTCCTTAAAAATAATGCGCTTGATTTTTAAATATTTGCCTTATTGCTGTAGAAAATTCTTGTTTTTGACTTGCAATTTTGATGTAGGGTTTCGATATTTGCAACATCTTAAAACGGTGAGCCGTAATTAAGATTGAAAAGAAGTAACGCCTCTTTAGCTCAGCTGGTAGAGCAACTGACTTGTAATCAGTAGGTCATTGGTTCGATCCCGATAAGAGGCTCTATTTATGCCACAGGTATTGAAACTTCTTTAAAAAGCCTCTTTAGCTCAGCTGGTAGAGCAACTGACTTGTAATCAGTAGGTCATTGGTTCGATTCCGATAAGAGGCTCATTGAGCGACACTCATTAAAATTCAATTGAAAGCCTCTTTAGCTCAGCTGGTAGAGCAACTGACTTGTAATCAGTAGGTCATTGGTTCGATCCCGATAAGAGGCTCATAAAAAAGATCCCCAAGATTTCTTGGGGATCTTTTTTTGTTTAGTCTAAACTAAGTTTTGCAGCTGTAGCGATTTTCTTTGGTATATCTGTGTTATCCATTTTCTGATTGAATTGTTCGGAACCAACACCGATGGCATAAACCGGTGCATAGGCTGCCGAATGGTTGTTAGAGGCCCAGCTTATTGATCCCATCCGATTTAAGATTGAAATACTCAGTGCGGCAATCTTGTCGTCGCTTGCGTAAAGGCTTTTTGCGGTTTCATTTTGATGATCGACAAAGCTTTTTTGATAGGCAGCTTCTAAAGCACTACGATCAGTTTCATGGATTGTAATTTTGGAAAACAAACCTGTTTGAGCAGCAATGAGATTCTTGAGATCGCCCCATGTTGCATTTGGATTATTCTTACGAAGGTTGCCAATTGCGTTCGAAAGTTCTGCATGCGAGATTTTTTGGTGGGACAAGAATTTTGTTTTCAGCGAAGAACTTCCATTACCGACACCTAATCCGCCCGTTTCATGGTCCGCTGTAACGACTATAAGTGTTTCATTTGGAAATTTTTTATAAAAATCATAGGCGAGTTGTACGGAGTTATTGAAATCCAACACTTCCTGAATCGTAGTAGCCGCATCATTTGCATGGCATGCCCAATCAATTTTTCCACCTTCAATCATTAAAAAGAAACCATTTGTATTATTTTTATGCAGTGAAGTGATAGCTGCAGATGTGATATCTGCCAGTTTTAAATCACTTGGCTTTTGGTCTATGGCATATTTAAGGGCATCTATAGGGCTGCCATCTGAATTCATCAATATGATCTTATCTGATTTATTTGGTAGTTGTGCATAAGCATCTTTTCCTTTAAGCACCTTATAGCCGGCTTTTTCTAATATGGGGAAAAGCGATGGCGCCTTTTTATGATCAAATGTTGTTTCGGGTTTGAGAAAATTGGATCCGCCAAAAAAATCAAAATTCGAAGTGACAATTTCTTTACCGATTTCATAATACATGTCGCGGTCTGCTTGGTGTGCATAAAATGAAGCCGGGGTAGCGTGGTCTATGCTGACGCTTGTAATAATACCGACTTTCTTTCCTTTTTGCTTTGCGGCATAAGCTATACTCTTATAGGGGACTGTTCCCGTACTGTCCATACCGATAACGCCATTTTTGGTTTTTTTTCCAACGGCTAATGCGGTACCTCCAGCGCCTGAGTCCGTTACGCCATTCGAGAGTGAATGTGTGGAGGCAAATCCAACATGAGGAAATTGCGTGAACACAAGTGGAATTGGGTTATCTTTATGCTGTACTTCAGCTTGATGAATTTCGGTGAGATTAACCTGGTTGAGGCCCATGCCATCACCAATTAAGTAAAAAATGTATTTTGCTTCTTGGCCAAAAGAGGGGAAAACTTGTACAAAAACGAGGAGGAACAGAAATAAAACGTGTTTTTTCATTTGAATGGTTGTTATTTTAAAAAAACACAAATTACAGCCTTAGGATTAGCTTACTGTTAATTCAATATTATGAATTGTTTTTTTACTTGTTTCAACTGGTTTCTGCTGCTAATTTCTGGATATCTTTCACGGTTACAGTATGGATACCTGTTGTGTAATGATTGATCGCCTGTAACATTGCCATAGCAACTTGTCCTACTGAAAGAGGTTCGTATGTTTTGAATAATCCTATTGTATTAAAGATACGAAGGGCAGCTATGGCTGTTTTTTCACCCAAGCGATCTGTATTTGGTCGGATTAGTCCTCCAGGTTGGAAAATAATAAGCCGATTGAAATCAAGTGCTTTAACATCCTGTTCAAGGCTTCCTTTCATGCGGTTATAAAAAATTTTTGATGCAGGATCCGCAAGAACAGCCGATAATAAGAGAAAGGTAGGAAAACCATTTTTTTTAGCCAATGCCGCAAATTGCAAATTAAGATCATGATCTATTTTCCATTGTGCATCTTTACTGCCTGCGTCTTTTAATGTGGTGCCAAGGCAGGAAATTGCGACATCGCCTTGTATCACTTGCTCAAAATCCGTTAGATTTTCAAAGTCTACGATAACCTGTTTCAATTTAATGTGCTCCTCAAACGAGACACGTCTTAAAAGCACAACGATTTCCGTAATTTCCTTAGATTTTAACATCAATTGAACGAGCGCTCTTCCTGTAGCGCCAGAACCACCTATTAAAACTACCTTCATTATTTCCTTACTTATTTTCTTTACTAATTATCTTGATTTAATTGCTTTACTGATAGTTATTTATCCGTATGATTGAGCATGCAATTAATCTTTATAATTGGGCTTGCCCGGAGTAAAGCGCACAATAGATTGATTCAATCGGAGGGTGTCTGCTACAGTGATTAGATCTTCTTCGACAATAAAATTTTGATCAATAGCGGTCTTTATTGTTGTAAAATCCTCTTGATCGGCATCCTGAAAATAGAGGAGGGATTGGATAGTCGATACAGCTACCAGTTCGAGTAATTCATCTTCACCCTCGCGTCCAACATAAAAAAAATCTGCCATAATTATTATAAATGATGTTATACGAAGATACTTTTTTATTTTTGAAATTCGTCAATTAACGCGACAACTTGTTGAGTTGCGAAAGCGAATATATAAAAAGTTAACTGAAATTTTAGTTTCCTTGGTAGCCATTGGAAAATACATTATATTTGATAGAGACATTTTAAGATAACTAACAACAAGTTTTTATAAAGATGGATAAAGAGCAGATACAAAATTGGTTGGATAATGGATATGACCTCATTCATCATGGCAGGCCAGTAAAGGTTGAAGGTGATTTGTGGGAATACATTGATGGGTTAGGAAGCTATGAAAATGTATATGTCTTGCGAGAATTGATTTACTGGACAGAAGAAGAGTTGGCGAATATTGGTAGGTAACGTGGAGACCCTGAAATACGTATTCAGGATCTCGAAGCTATCTCTCCGTAATCAGAATATCATATTACGTTTGAAAGCACAACCTAACTCAATGATCGAATCCGTTTTTGCAATCCCAGGAATGCTATCAATCTTTTCATACAGTAGTTGTCGCATATGTTCGTGATTTTTAGCAATAATTTTCACATATAACGTGTAGTTGCCCGTAATATAGTAGCATTCTGTTACTTCTGGTATTTTCTTCAGTTCTTCAATTATTCGGTTTGAATCATGATCTTTTTCTAAACTTAACCCTGTAAAAGCTCCCCAATCATAGCCTAGCTTTTTTTCATTTAGCAGCGGCTTTATTCCTGTCAATACTCCTTGCTCGGTCAAGCGGATGATCCGTTGATGGATCATGGTATTGGAAACGCCCATAGCAGTCGCTATTGCAGAGTAGGCCATTCGTCCATCTTGTTCTAAATATTTCAAAATCTGCCGGTCGAATTCATCAATGCTATTCATTTTATATACATTTAAAAAGGTGATTTTACTATTTTAT
The genomic region above belongs to Sphingobacterium zeae and contains:
- a CDS encoding NAD(P)H-binding protein → MKVVLIGGSGATGRALVQLMLKSKEITEIVVLLRRVSFEEHIKLKQVIVDFENLTDFEQVIQGDVAISCLGTTLKDAGSKDAQWKIDHDLNLQFAALAKKNGFPTFLLLSAVLADPASKIFYNRMKGSLEQDVKALDFNRLIIFQPGGLIRPNTDRLGEKTAIAALRIFNTIGLFKTYEPLSVGQVAMAMLQAINHYTTGIHTVTVKDIQKLAAETS
- a CDS encoding alkaline phosphatase, producing MKKHVLFLFLLVFVQVFPSFGQEAKYIFYLIGDGMGLNQVNLTEIHQAEVQHKDNPIPLVFTQFPHVGFASTHSLSNGVTDSGAGGTALAVGKKTKNGVIGMDSTGTVPYKSIAYAAKQKGKKVGIITSVSIDHATPASFYAHQADRDMYYEIGKEIVTSNFDFFGGSNFLKPETTFDHKKAPSLFPILEKAGYKVLKGKDAYAQLPNKSDKIILMNSDGSPIDALKYAIDQKPSDLKLADITSAAITSLHKNNTNGFFLMIEGGKIDWACHANDAATTIQEVLDFNNSVQLAYDFYKKFPNETLIVVTADHETGGLGVGNGSSSLKTKFLSHQKISHAELSNAIGNLRKNNPNATWGDLKNLIAAQTGLFSKITIHETDRSALEAAYQKSFVDHQNETAKSLYASDDKIAALSISILNRMGSISWASNNHSAAYAPVYAIGVGSEQFNQKMDNTDIPKKIATAAKLSLD
- a CDS encoding Lrp/AsnC family transcriptional regulator, translating into MNSIDEFDRQILKYLEQDGRMAYSAIATAMGVSNTMIHQRIIRLTEQGVLTGIKPLLNEKKLGYDWGAFTGLSLEKDHDSNRIIEELKKIPEVTECYYITGNYTLYVKIIAKNHEHMRQLLYEKIDSIPGIAKTDSIIELGCAFKRNMIF